The genomic region CCGTGATGGATCCAGCCGCGTTCCAGGGCGGTGCGCAGGGTTTCCGGCCGGCGCGAGACGCCCACTACCCGCCGGCAGGCCCGGCGCGTGGCCAGCGCGCCGGCCAGCGATCCGCCCATCAGCCCCAGCCCGACGATGGCGATGCATGCGCCGGCAAAGTCAGGCTCCTCGCTCATACGCCGGCCTCCAGGGTGAGCTTGCGGTCCACGGCCTGCGCCACGCGCGCCAGGTCGCGCATCAGTGCGGCGAATTTATCCGGCTTGAGCGACTGCATCCCGTCGGAAAGGGCCTCTTCCGGTCGTGGATGCACCTCAATAAGGAGGCCATCGGCGCCGGCGGCGATGGCGGCCTTGGCCACCGCCGGCACCAGGTCCCATTTCCCCGTGCCGTGGCTGGGGTCCAGCAGGACCGGCAGATGGCTGAGCTGTTTCAACACCGGCACAGCGTTGATGTCCACGGTGTTGCGGGTGTAGGTCTCGAAAGTGCGGATGCCGCGCTCGCACAGGATGACGTTGGGATTGCCGGCGGCCAGGACATACTCCGCGGACATCAGGAATTCTTCCAGCCGGGACATCATGCCGCGCTTCAGCAGGACCGGCTTGCGGGTCAGGCCCACCTCGTGCAGAAGGGCGAAGTTCTGGGAATTGCGGGCGCCGATCTGGAGGATGTCCGCATACTGGCTGACCAGCTCTACATCGGTGGGGCTGATGACCTCGGTCACGACCGGCAGGCCGGTCAGCGCCCGCGCTTCCGCCAGATATTCCAGGCCCTCTTTGCCCAGGCCCTGGAAGGAGTATGGGGAGGTGCGTGGTTTGAAGGCGCCGCCGCGCAGGATTTGGGCGCCGGCCTTCTTCACGGCGAGGGCGGTTTCCAGGAGCTGTTCGCGCGATTCCACGGCGCAGGGGCCGGCCATGACCACGATCTCCTCGCCCCCAATGCGCACATTCCCCACCTGGATGACGGTGCGTCCCTGCACGAACTCACTGCTGGCCAGCTTGAAGGGGTGCAGGATCGGCACCGCCCGCTCCACACCGTTGAGCCGCTCGATCTGGTGCACGGGCAGATTACGCTCGTCGCCGATAATGCCCACGATGGTGCGCTCCTCGCCAACGGACACGTGGGTGCGCAGGCCGAAAGAGTGCACCCGCTCTATGACCGCTTCCACATCCGCCTGTGTCGCATCTCGTTTCATCACGATAATCACACCCCTTTCCTCCTTTTCTCTATATTCGTGTTCTAGATTTGTTCATGGTCGTTATCGGTTTCCGCCGGCATGGGGGCGGCGGGATACGAACCCAGCACCTTGACAAAGGCCGCTCTGCGCAGGAGCCCCAACAGGGCCTTTTCACAGTGAGGCTCCTGCCAGTGGCCCTCGAAGTCCAGGTAAAAGAGATAGTGCCAGGGCTTGTTGCGGCGGGGGCGGGACTCCAGCTTGGTCAGGTTGATGTCCCGTTCGGCGAACTCGCCCAGGCAGGTGTACAGGGCACGCGGCACGTGCCGCGTGGCGAAGACTACTGAGGTCTTGCTGTGCTCCGTGCGGGGTGGGTCCTCCGTCCCGAGGACGAAGAAGCGGGTGTAGTTGAAACGGAGGTCCTCGATATCGGAGTCGAGCACCTGCAGGCCGTACATCTCGCCGGCCAGCCGGCTGGCGATGGCGGCCATGTCCGGCTGAGGGTTCTCCGCCAGCTCACGAGCACTGCCGGCGGTATCGTAGTAGCTGATCGGCTCGAAATTATGGCTGGCGATGTAGCGCTCGCACTGCGCCAGCGCCTGCGGATGCGAGCGCACCCGCCGAATCTGCTCGATGCTGGTGCCGGGATTGGCCAGCAGGCAGTGCCGCACCCGCAGGATGACCTCCGCCCAGATTTTCAGGTCGTATTCCAGCAAGAGGTCGTAGGACTGGTTGATGGAGCCGGCGGTGGAGTTCTCGATCGGCAGCATGCCGTGGGTGGCGCGCCCGCTCTCGATGGCCTCGAAGATTTCCTTGAGCGAGTGACAGGGCAGGGTCTCCGTATCGCGCGGAAAGTGTTGGTAGACCGCCTCTTCCGAATATGCCCCGTGTTCCCCCTGGAAAGCGACGACTATTTTCCCCATTATGAACCTCCTGTCAGGTCGGGACGCAGGCGTTGGGCGTCCCGCAAGTACACGTGGATAATCTCCTCCTGGCTTTTCTCGGTGTTCCAGTGTATCAGCACGCGCACACAGCGCGGCAGGCCGGCCGGCACCGGGATTTCCGTGGCGCACATCAGCGGCGTGTGGCGCCAGCCCAGCTCCCGGGCCGCCTGCGCGGGATACGCGGCGTTCAGGTCTGGTGTGACGGTGAAGAGGATGCTGGCGATATCCGCCGGCTGAATGCCGTTGGCCTCGGCCATCGCCTGCAGGAGCTCCCGCGCGGCCTCCAGGATGGCCTCGGGCGTGTTGGATTCGACGGTGATGGCGCCGCGCACCCCGCGACAGCAAATCGCCATGGGTATACCTCCTCCATCGTGCGGGTTTTGGGAAATAAAAAAGCGTGGAGCTTGCGCTCCACGCTGTATCCTCCTCGATACGCTGAGGGTAAGGCTATATGGTCACTCCCTCAGCCGGCGTGAAGCCCTCGCGCCCCGCGCGAAGGGAAAGTAATAGTAATAAAAATACACGCCGGCAAAAGACAGGGCATTCACGGCGCGCGCGGACAGGAGGACAGCCATGTCTTCCTGTTTCAGGGTCCGATTACGCGCGCTCGCTTCCATACTTCCCAATGCCCTCAGCTTTAGTCGTTGTAATGATAGCAAAGGGGCCAGAATTTGTCAAATGGGCAAAAATGATGGCGTTATAGCTGGCCCATCCGGTTCCAAGGCCCTTCTTATTCTTCCACTGTTCCGCCGCCGGAGGAGGGTGTATGGCGCCGGCGGCGCACCTTTGCTCGCTCCGCCACCCGCAGGCGGGCCATGGCGCGCCGCAGGGCGGCCTCGGCGCGGGCAAACTCCACGTCGCTGATCTTCTGGCGCAGTAACTGCTCCGCCCGCTCGCGCGCTTTGCGCGCCCGCTCCACGTCAATCTCATCGGCGCGCTCCGCGGTGTCCGCCAGGATGACCACCCGGTCGCCCCGCACTTCCATAAAGCCGCCGCCGATGGCCAGCAGGATTTCCTCGTTGTCCGGCCGCACCAGCCGCACCTCGCCGGGCATTAAGGAACACAACAGCGGCACATGGCGCGGCAGGATGGTCACCTGGCCGGTAGTGGTGGGCGCGATGACCTCCCGCACTTCGCCGGCGTACACCCGGCGCTCCGCTGTCACAATCTCACACTGCAGAACCCGCATCTGCCTCACTCACCTTTGAAACGTGCCGCGGCTTTCACCACATCATCAATGGTGCCCTGCATGTAGAAGGCCTGCTCGGGGATGTCATCGTGCATGCCGGTGAGGATCTCCTCAAAGCCGCGCACCGTTTCCTCGATGGGCACATATACGCCTTTGCGGCCGGTGAACTGCTCCGCCACGAACATGGGCTGGGAGAGGAAGCGCTGGATCTTGCGGGCACGCGCCACGATGAGCTTGTCCTCCTCGCTCAGCTCCTCCATGCCCAGGATGGCGATGACGTCCGATAGGTCCTTATAGCGCTGGAGCACCTGCTGGACGCCGCGCGCTACCTCGTAATGCCGCCGGCCGACGA from Anaerolineae bacterium harbors:
- the aroF gene encoding 3-deoxy-7-phosphoheptulonate synthase; this translates as MIIVMKRDATQADVEAVIERVHSFGLRTHVSVGEERTIVGIIGDERNLPVHQIERLNGVERAVPILHPFKLASSEFVQGRTVIQVGNVRIGGEEIVVMAGPCAVESREQLLETALAVKKAGAQILRGGAFKPRTSPYSFQGLGKEGLEYLAEARALTGLPVVTEVISPTDVELVSQYADILQIGARNSQNFALLHEVGLTRKPVLLKRGMMSRLEEFLMSAEYVLAAGNPNVILCERGIRTFETYTRNTVDINAVPVLKQLSHLPVLLDPSHGTGKWDLVPAVAKAAIAAGADGLLIEVHPRPEEALSDGMQSLKPDKFAALMRDLARVAQAVDRKLTLEAGV
- the aroH gene encoding chorismate mutase, with translation MAICCRGVRGAITVESNTPEAILEAARELLQAMAEANGIQPADIASILFTVTPDLNAAYPAQAARELGWRHTPLMCATEIPVPAGLPRCVRVLIHWNTEKSQEEIIHVYLRDAQRLRPDLTGGS
- the pheA gene encoding prephenate dehydratase; amino-acid sequence: MGKIVVAFQGEHGAYSEEAVYQHFPRDTETLPCHSLKEIFEAIESGRATHGMLPIENSTAGSINQSYDLLLEYDLKIWAEVILRVRHCLLANPGTSIEQIRRVRSHPQALAQCERYIASHNFEPISYYDTAGSARELAENPQPDMAAIASRLAGEMYGLQVLDSDIEDLRFNYTRFFVLGTEDPPRTEHSKTSVVFATRHVPRALYTCLGEFAERDINLTKLESRPRRNKPWHYLFYLDFEGHWQEPHCEKALLGLLRRAAFVKVLGSYPAAPMPAETDNDHEQI
- a CDS encoding F0F1 ATP synthase subunit epsilon; this encodes MRVLQCEIVTAERRVYAGEVREVIAPTTTGQVTILPRHVPLLCSLMPGEVRLVRPDNEEILLAIGGGFMEVRGDRVVILADTAERADEIDVERARKARERAEQLLRQKISDVEFARAEAALRRAMARLRVAERAKVRRRRHTPSSGGGTVEE